From Bacteroidales bacterium, a single genomic window includes:
- a CDS encoding DUF354 domain-containing protein, translating to MKVTPYKRRFLFHLNHPAHYHLFKNTINNLQNEGHEVLITIKDKDILIELVKNLNFIQISRGYRKKNLYSILASLIKRNKELYKVAKNFNPDLMIGTSPEIGQISGFIKVPALFFGEDDVNLSLTMFLGALTCYPFFDCILAPKCVNNSLWNKKTIFYDGFQKLAYLHPNWFKPNRNLVEINNNQNYFILRFSGLTAYHDSGKSGISDKLAKDLVSKLKKKGKVIISSERPILKELEPYRFKGNLNNIHHYIAYADLFIGDSQTMCTEAGLLGTPFIRYNDFVGKISYLNEIENKYNLGFGIKSGNEKELFDKIDELINTPNLRDIFNERRNSLLKEKMDVTSFYTWFIENFPKSIQVIRDNPLYQNNFK from the coding sequence ATGAAAGTTACTCCGTATAAAAGGCGTTTTCTATTCCACTTAAATCATCCTGCTCACTACCATTTATTTAAAAACACAATAAACAATTTGCAAAATGAAGGGCATGAGGTTTTAATAACCATTAAGGACAAGGATATCTTAATTGAATTGGTTAAAAATCTCAATTTCATTCAAATTTCAAGGGGATATAGAAAAAAGAATCTATATTCTATACTTGCTTCTTTAATTAAAAGAAATAAAGAATTATACAAAGTAGCTAAGAATTTCAATCCCGACTTGATGATCGGTACTTCTCCAGAAATTGGCCAAATATCAGGTTTTATTAAGGTTCCAGCCTTATTTTTTGGTGAAGATGATGTTAATCTTTCTTTGACTATGTTTTTAGGAGCCCTTACCTGCTATCCATTTTTTGATTGTATTTTGGCTCCAAAATGTGTAAATAATAGCCTTTGGAATAAGAAAACTATTTTTTATGATGGTTTTCAAAAACTTGCATATTTACATCCTAATTGGTTTAAACCAAATCGTAATTTAGTTGAAATAAATAATAACCAAAATTACTTTATTCTCAGGTTTTCGGGTCTTACAGCGTATCATGATTCTGGGAAATCTGGTATCTCAGATAAGTTAGCAAAAGATTTAGTATCAAAACTTAAAAAAAAGGGGAAAGTTATTATTAGCAGTGAACGACCAATATTAAAAGAATTAGAACCCTATCGATTTAAAGGAAATTTGAATAATATACATCATTATATAGCCTATGCTGACCTTTTCATTGGTGATAGTCAAACCATGTGTACTGAAGCAGGTTTATTAGGCACACCATTTATAAGATATAATGATTTCGTAGGAAAAATTAGCTATTTGAATGAAATTGAAAATAAATATAATCTTGGATTTGGTATAAAATCAGGAAATGAGAAAGAATTATTTGATAAGATTGATGAATTAATTAATACTCCAAATTTAAGGGATATTTTTAACGAACGTAGAAATTCCTTACTTAAGGAAAAAATGGATGTTACAAGTTTTTACACTTGGTTTATAGAAAATTTTCCTAAAAGTATACAGGTTATACGAGATAATCCATTATATCAAAATAACTTTAAATAA